The following nucleotide sequence is from Erinaceus europaeus chromosome 8, mEriEur2.1, whole genome shotgun sequence.
TTTCTTACTCATGACATCACTTGTCTGCTCTGTGTTGGATGTGTAACTTCTCTGGGCATGCCTCTGTCATTGTCTATCAGCTCTGTAtagaaagcttttttaaaaatatttttattggagggattagtagtttacagtaaatacagttgatggcagatgtgtaaaatttctcagttttctgcaaaccaCTGTCAACCCCagtctagatcctcctccaccatcaggcaccaggacctgaaagctccccttttgtccccagagtcttttactttggtgcaatatactaaacccagtccaacttctattttttgtatttcccctttctatccttttttaaaaatatattttttatatttatttatttccccttctgttgcccttgtttttttattgttgttgttattgatattattgttagataggacagggagaaatggagagaggagcagagacagagagggggagagaaagacacctgcagacctgcttcatccgcctgtaaagtgacccccctgcaggtagggagccggggccttgaactgggaatccttgagcatgtccttgtgcttcctactatgcaCTTAAACCTgggcgctactgcccagcccctgtgccTTTTATTTTTATGCAGTTACAGAGAATTCGGGCAGTCAAGTGGCCATCTGTTTGCCCCATGAAACTACAATGAAAGCAATGGAATGTATTGGGAAGTAGTGTTTTATAAGTATTTAAATACTTACGAGGAAATAACCATGTGTTACTTAAACATAAACCTACTTCTATCAAGGGAACATTTGAAACAACTGATATTTGTTTACTAAACAAAAGCAGATCACAGCAAAGAATTAGGATGCACATCTGCATATGTGACTGGTGAGGAATGCAAAGTAATGGAATCATGAAAGAAAGACTTTGACTGAAGAGACTTTATCCGAGGAAGTGAGAAGCGCTTGAATTGGATCTACTAGATCAACCCATTAGTCACTGTAAGTGCTCAAGTGTGAGGGGCCTTGGAGAAAATGATTGCAAGGTTAACAGGtcggagaggagagggaagttgGGTTCATTTAAGCCTTGGATGTGTGAGTTGGGTATTAGTAGGCAGAAGGGCGAGATGGAATTAGGCCACATGCTGTGGTTGTTGAGAAGAAAAGCTGTATTCACTGTGAAAGAGTCAACCTGAACCCCTGCCGGGCGGACGTGTCATTTGATGTGATGTCTTTGGGttctcccatcctccctccctcctgcaaaGTTTGTCTTGGAGGAGTGGGCTCACGGGCCCACCTACATTTGTTTTCATGAGGCATTTCGAAGGAAAACAAGATGTGAATGAAGAAATTGTCATACAATCCACAGAAGATTTGCATGTAGTAAAAGCAGCTGGGTCTCCTAGCACTAATGGCTCTTTTGGCATGCTggagaaatttaaaaattcagtctCCTTGCAGACTGGATACCAGCGTCTACTTGTCCATGTAGCCATTTTTTGCTGCCAGCATCAGCACTACAACTTCTAACTCCTTCATAAGTCACCATGCCTCACATCCTTTTTATctttgctgttgtcattgctacGACTTCAAGCTTTGTGGGTCTTCTTACAAATCTGTTTATTGCAGTGGTCAATTATAGGAGTTGGATGAGAAGTCACAGAATGTCTTCTTCCGACAGGATCCTGTTCAGCTTGGCCATCACCAGATTTCTGATGCTGGGACTGTTTCTCCTGAATGTTATCTTCTTCTTTAGCTCTCCAACTCTTCTAAGGTCAGTCCGCGTAGTCATATTTTTTGTGTTGTGTTGGATGTTTTTGGACTCTACTAGTCTCTGGTTCGTGACCTTGCTCAACACCTTGTACTGTGTGAAGATTACTAACTTCCAACACTCAGTGTTCCTCCTGCTCAAACGCAATCTGTCTTCAGTAGTCCCTGGGCTGTTGCTGGTATGTGTGCTGATCTCTGCCTTTACCACTCTGCTTTATTCTGTGCTCAGACTGACCTCACCCTTTGCTCCACATGTGACTAGGGAAAATGGCACGAGGATTGACAAGAATGGTGACACCTGGTCTTTGCTGATCTCTTTGGTCTTGAGGTCGTTCCTGCAGTTCATCATTAATGTGACCTCTGCTTCCTTGCTCATCAATTCCTTGAGGAAACACATCCAGAAGATGCAGAGAAGTGCCACTGGATTCTGGAACCCCCAGACGGAAGCTCACGTGGGTGCCATGAAGCTGATGATCTATTTCCTTGTCCTTTACATCCCATATTCAGTTACAACCATGTTGCTTTACTTGCCTTCTTCTGTAGGGATGAGTTTGAAAGCCAGATCTATTTGTGTGATTATTTCTAGCCTTTGCCATCCGGGACATTCTATTCTCATTATTCTCACACATCCTAAACTGAAAACAAAAGCCATGAAGTTTCTTTGTTTCAACAGGTAGTGGAATTTCTGTAGTAAATAATGACTTTCAGAATCACTTCATGATTTGAGAGCAAGGTTTTGTCCATTACCAACACTTGCAGTGGTTGGAAgaattcccttttttatttactgATCTGAATTGCTAGGCTTTTGAGCTACTGTACTTCAGCTCATTTTGCTTGTGTTCTTAGTGTTTGAAAATTAGGCAGGCACCTTGTTTATGGATCTTGCCTGAAGCATTATCTATTTTACACAGATGTCGTTTGCTTGTATAATGAAATACCATCATTGTTTCAATGGGCATTCAAATATAATGGGAGATTTTTCtcaagtgaagcagtactatatgCCACATCAAGTCTTATGTTATTAGTGAATTACACTAAtaacagatattcgtcgggatgcggcgtcatctaagttcatttcccgtctacgctcgaccggacctaccaatatacgcggatatcttcgcccaccctgtccaacgcttgacgtctcgtcacccaatctggtcccctacgcctacactgaacttc
It contains:
- the LOC103121563 gene encoding taste receptor type 2 member 4-like, whose protein sequence is MPHILFIFAVVIATTSSFVGLLTNLFIAVVNYRSWMRSHRMSSSDRILFSLAITRFLMLGLFLLNVIFFFSSPTLLRSVRVVIFFVLCWMFLDSTSLWFVTLLNTLYCVKITNFQHSVFLLLKRNLSSVVPGLLLVCVLISAFTTLLYSVLRLTSPFAPHVTRENGTRIDKNGDTWSLLISLVLRSFLQFIINVTSASLLINSLRKHIQKMQRSATGFWNPQTEAHVGAMKLMIYFLVLYIPYSVTTMLLYLPSSVGMSLKARSICVIISSLCHPGHSILIILTHPKLKTKAMKFLCFNR